In the genome of Nonlabens sp. MB-3u-79, one region contains:
- a CDS encoding thiopeptide-type bacteriocin biosynthesis protein yields MTEKTVDKTFSIGTEWIYYKIYCGVKTADEVLLQVIKPICTNLLKDKCIDKWFFIRYADPDPHLRLRFHITCEESISKIILMMRDSLDLYLENRQIWDVQLATYQRELERYGTHTMTSAESVFFYDSEQVLCMIEQSTNDEERLVHAFHWVEELIGLFQLADIAQIAFLDRMQLQFKEEFEVKKQTTKQLNLKYKNLEKRLFQSSSIRAKQEVLLSAVIKSIRDAEKNNLLDVSLEDLISSYIHMSINRIFRSQQRLHEMLIYSFLYKKHKSKMARYGKL; encoded by the coding sequence ATGACAGAAAAAACCGTAGATAAAACATTTTCAATAGGTACAGAATGGATCTATTACAAAATATACTGCGGTGTAAAAACAGCCGATGAGGTATTGCTACAAGTCATAAAACCAATTTGCACCAACCTGTTAAAAGATAAATGTATAGATAAATGGTTTTTTATAAGGTATGCTGATCCAGACCCCCATTTAAGACTGAGGTTCCACATCACTTGTGAAGAAAGCATCTCTAAAATCATACTTATGATGCGTGACTCTTTAGATCTGTATTTAGAGAATAGACAAATATGGGACGTACAACTGGCAACCTATCAAAGAGAATTAGAGCGGTATGGAACACATACTATGACAAGTGCTGAATCTGTGTTTTTTTATGATAGTGAGCAAGTCCTATGTATGATAGAACAATCTACAAATGATGAAGAACGATTGGTGCACGCATTTCATTGGGTAGAAGAACTCATAGGTTTATTCCAATTAGCGGACATAGCGCAAATCGCTTTTTTAGACCGTATGCAGCTACAGTTTAAAGAGGAGTTTGAAGTAAAAAAACAGACGACTAAACAGTTGAACTTAAAATATAAGAATCTAGAGAAACGCTTGTTCCAGAGCTCTTCCATAAGGGCTAAACAGGAGGTATTATTAAGTGCCGTCATAAAAAGCATTCGAGATGCAGAGAAAAATAATCTTTTAGATGTATCTTTAGAAGACTTGATTTCCAGCTATATACATATGAGCATCAATAGGATTTTTAGATCACAACAACGATTACACGAGATGCTTATCTACAGTTTTCTATACAAAAAACACAAATCTAAAATGGCAAGGTATGGGAAATTATAA
- a CDS encoding peptidase domain-containing ABC transporter has product MKNFTHYKQLDQKDCGPTCLKIIARHYQQSINIQRLRILSETIRTGSNLQGVSNAAEAIGFRSLGVKIDAQKLEEAPLPCILHWNKNHYVVLYKVSASKKFLPFGKTEDGNIYHISDPAHGLLKYTQREFLDHWIGKDASRETEEGIALLLEPTPALYEQENAGDEKKEFGFSILSRYVFKYKKYLWQLVLGLIAASILQLIFPFLTQSIVDIGIKNQDVPFIYLVLFAQLALFIGRTAIQVVRSWILLHISTRINISLVSDFFIKLMKLPIAFFDSRVTGDILQRINDHRRVERILTTSSLDVLFSMVNLVVFSIVLLYYNLSIFGVFALGSLLYFLWIVIFLKKRKDLDYKRFAQVSQEQSKVIEIINGMQDIKLHNAEKRKRWNWEFTQARLYKVAVEGLALEQYQSVGSGFINELKNIIITVLSATLVISGDITLGMMLAISYIVGQLNAPIGQLIGFIKEWQDAKISLERLGEIHNKEDEESDPAQKISDYSTDEDISLENLSYRYIGSEQLVLQELNLTIPANKVTAIVGVSGSGKTTLMKMLLKFYDPLEGKIKVGQHNLKNISQSAWRESCGVVLQEGYIFNDSIAHNIAVGDDYIDKKKLAHAIDVANIKEYIESLPLSYNTQIGMEGIGLSTGQKQRLLIARAVYKNPDFLFFDEATSALDANNEKVIMDKLNIFFKNKTVLVIAHRLSTVKNADQIVVLDQGKIAEQGTHESLIALKGDYYHLVKNQLELGS; this is encoded by the coding sequence ATTAAAAATTTTACACACTATAAACAATTAGACCAAAAAGACTGTGGTCCCACCTGCCTTAAAATCATAGCCAGACATTATCAACAATCCATAAACATACAACGCTTAAGAATACTTTCTGAGACCATAAGAACAGGAAGTAATTTACAAGGTGTAAGCAATGCGGCTGAAGCGATAGGCTTTAGATCCTTAGGCGTAAAAATCGATGCTCAAAAATTAGAAGAAGCACCACTACCTTGTATACTTCACTGGAATAAGAATCATTACGTGGTGCTTTATAAAGTGTCTGCATCTAAAAAGTTTCTTCCCTTTGGGAAGACGGAAGATGGGAATATTTACCACATCTCAGACCCAGCACACGGTCTTTTAAAATACACCCAAAGAGAATTCCTAGACCATTGGATAGGTAAAGATGCAAGTAGGGAAACAGAAGAAGGAATCGCCTTATTACTAGAGCCTACGCCTGCTTTATATGAACAAGAAAATGCTGGGGATGAGAAAAAGGAATTTGGTTTCTCCATACTGTCCCGATATGTTTTTAAATACAAAAAGTATTTATGGCAACTGGTTTTAGGCTTGATAGCTGCCAGTATATTGCAATTGATCTTTCCTTTCTTAACCCAAAGCATTGTTGACATAGGAATTAAAAACCAAGATGTTCCATTTATTTATTTAGTGCTTTTTGCTCAATTGGCGTTATTTATTGGTCGCACCGCTATTCAGGTGGTGCGCAGTTGGATTTTGTTGCATATCAGCACGCGAATTAATATTTCACTCGTATCTGACTTTTTTATCAAGTTAATGAAATTGCCTATTGCTTTTTTTGATTCGAGAGTAACAGGAGATATATTACAGCGCATCAATGATCATAGGCGTGTGGAGCGTATTCTCACCACATCATCACTAGACGTGTTATTTTCTATGGTAAATTTGGTGGTTTTTTCTATCGTGTTGCTGTATTACAACCTTAGTATTTTTGGGGTATTTGCATTGGGTAGCCTGCTGTATTTTTTATGGATTGTCATTTTTTTAAAGAAACGCAAAGACCTCGATTATAAGCGCTTTGCACAAGTCAGTCAGGAGCAAAGCAAGGTCATCGAAATCATCAATGGCATGCAAGATATCAAACTGCACAATGCAGAGAAACGCAAGCGCTGGAACTGGGAATTTACACAAGCTCGATTGTATAAAGTTGCCGTGGAAGGGCTGGCACTAGAGCAATACCAGTCGGTAGGATCTGGATTCATTAATGAGTTGAAGAATATTATCATTACAGTATTATCGGCTACTTTGGTAATTTCGGGGGACATTACTTTAGGGATGATGCTTGCCATCAGTTATATAGTCGGCCAACTCAATGCACCCATAGGGCAATTGATCGGTTTTATTAAAGAATGGCAAGATGCCAAAATCTCTTTAGAACGATTAGGGGAGATCCATAATAAAGAAGATGAAGAGTCAGATCCGGCTCAAAAAATAAGTGACTACTCCACAGATGAAGACATCAGCTTAGAAAACTTGTCCTACCGCTATATTGGAAGTGAACAGCTGGTATTGCAAGAATTGAATCTAACTATTCCAGCTAATAAAGTAACTGCAATTGTTGGGGTTAGCGGTAGCGGTAAAACCACTTTAATGAAAATGCTGCTCAAATTCTACGATCCTTTGGAAGGAAAGATTAAAGTAGGACAGCACAACTTGAAGAATATCTCGCAAAGTGCCTGGCGAGAAAGTTGCGGTGTCGTCCTGCAAGAAGGTTATATTTTTAATGACAGTATTGCTCATAACATTGCCGTGGGGGATGATTATATCGATAAGAAAAAATTAGCACACGCCATAGACGTAGCAAACATTAAAGAATATATAGAGTCCTTACCGCTTTCCTACAACACCCAAATAGGTATGGAAGGTATCGGACTCAGTACAGGACAGAAACAACGTTTACTAATAGCTAGAGCAGTATATAAAAATCCGGATTTCCTGTTTTTTGACGAGGCTACCAGCGCACTAGACGCCAATAACGAAAAAGTGATCATGGACAAACTCAACATTTTTTTCAAAAACAAAACCGTATTGGTCATTGCTCACCGACTGAGTACCGTAAAAAATGCAGATCAAATCGTAGTTTTAGATCAAGGAAAAATAGCAGAACAAGGTACTCATGAAAGTTTGATTGCTTTAAAAGGCGACTACTATCACCTGGTTAAGAATCAGTTGGAGTTAGGAAGTTAA
- a CDS encoding helix-turn-helix domain-containing protein: MGNYNITILAILCFCCSFIAMGQKVVDTLRDKTYNELFTLINHAKKFEEFNLLSDALIKKAKNEDNTEYLIGGYNVKAYIYNDYTMIKYCDSIIELSKPDMKDSYLMQAYKLKGGYYFNLKNYPKALDNYLKVSFYAQKLNNSKYIFKSKYDLGILKRKINEKEEALKLYKEVYHYHLLNKKTNLDTINYLSTITAIANIYNDMQQGDSSSFYNKLGMKVAAKYGKESYVKHFSLNEGVSLYYKGQFPAAIDSLEKHTPYYENKEDTNNLPYAYYYSGKSHQELGNEKAAIRYHKKVDSLFKKNEAVYNISRKSYEELIKHYRKEKDLKNQLYYINQLIKVDSLLHEEELYLSKGIFKEYDIPQLESEKEMILQQMGEKDLLFKKIILAFTILLAISLIVLIFQYYKKTVYKKKFDQIMTGVEDQKLTEVSDDKDKELNTANTIAELEISQEIINGILLGLQQFENQQKYLLLNLTLNSLAKELETNSNYLSKVINHYKKRSFSNYLNLLRVNYFIDLAKRDPNIRKFTIKAIANEVGFSNSESFSKAFYKHKGIKPSYFLKELENSQQT; the protein is encoded by the coding sequence ATGGGAAATTATAATATAACAATTCTAGCGATTTTATGTTTTTGTTGTTCTTTTATAGCCATGGGGCAAAAAGTTGTAGATACTTTGAGGGATAAAACATATAATGAATTATTTACCCTGATAAACCATGCGAAGAAATTTGAGGAATTTAATTTGCTTTCAGATGCTTTAATTAAAAAAGCAAAAAATGAAGATAATACTGAATATTTAATTGGCGGCTATAATGTGAAGGCTTATATATATAATGACTATACAATGATTAAGTACTGTGATAGCATTATTGAGCTCTCAAAACCTGATATGAAAGACTCATATTTAATGCAAGCATATAAATTAAAAGGAGGTTACTATTTTAACTTAAAGAACTACCCTAAGGCGCTTGATAACTACCTGAAAGTTTCTTTTTATGCACAAAAGTTAAACAATTCAAAGTACATTTTTAAATCAAAATATGATTTAGGAATATTAAAAAGAAAAATCAATGAAAAAGAAGAAGCGTTGAAGCTTTATAAAGAGGTTTATCATTATCACCTTCTAAATAAAAAGACGAATCTGGACACAATAAATTACTTAAGTACGATTACCGCCATTGCTAATATTTATAATGATATGCAGCAAGGCGATTCATCATCCTTTTATAATAAGTTAGGAATGAAAGTAGCTGCAAAATACGGTAAGGAATCTTATGTAAAACACTTCTCTTTAAACGAAGGAGTTTCGCTTTATTATAAAGGACAATTTCCCGCGGCTATAGATAGTCTTGAGAAGCATACACCCTATTATGAAAATAAAGAAGACACAAACAATTTACCTTATGCTTATTATTACTCTGGTAAATCACATCAAGAATTGGGTAATGAAAAAGCAGCTATAAGATACCATAAAAAGGTAGATAGCCTTTTTAAAAAAAATGAAGCGGTATATAATATATCTAGAAAATCCTATGAAGAACTTATTAAGCATTATAGGAAAGAGAAAGACCTAAAAAACCAATTATACTATATCAATCAATTGATAAAAGTAGATAGTTTGTTACACGAGGAAGAACTGTATTTAAGTAAAGGAATCTTTAAAGAATATGATATTCCGCAATTAGAGTCAGAAAAAGAAATGATTCTGCAACAAATGGGCGAAAAGGACTTATTGTTTAAAAAAATAATTCTCGCTTTTACCATCCTACTAGCAATCAGCTTGATAGTTCTTATCTTTCAGTATTATAAAAAAACGGTCTATAAAAAGAAGTTTGACCAAATAATGACTGGAGTAGAAGATCAAAAACTCACAGAAGTTAGTGATGACAAAGACAAAGAACTAAACACCGCCAACACTATAGCAGAACTAGAGATCTCTCAAGAGATCATAAATGGCATTCTATTGGGGCTTCAACAATTTGAAAATCAACAAAAGTATCTATTACTAAATCTCACCCTTAATTCACTAGCAAAAGAGTTAGAAACGAACAGCAACTACCTATCTAAGGTCATCAACCATTATAAAAAACGCTCCTTTTCTAATTATTTAAACTTATTACGCGTCAACTATTTTATTGACTTAGCAAAAAGAGATCCTAACATTAGGAAGTTTACGATAAAAGCTATCGCTAACGAAGTAGGCTTTAGCAACTCCGAATCTTTTTCTAAAGCGTTTTATAAGCATAAAGGAATTAAGCCTTCCTATTTCCTTAAAGAGTTAGAAAACAGCCAACAAACTTAG
- a CDS encoding acyl-CoA thioesterase: MIYYWIHVLYIFIGSTFFWKKVDLESDFTRTKRVGILDCESLKYMANSKYFYFMDFIRLEILFRSKLYDNTFKKGMFPVIGSQKLIYKKPLKIWSTYTLTLAVEGWDDKWVYHRQTFQQNGEVYAIGFTKLAFWKNKKAQNMRNIIADSGVPTTEMTPSLEVLSMFKNDYEIIKGS, from the coding sequence ATGATTTACTATTGGATACATGTTCTTTATATTTTTATTGGTTCCACGTTTTTTTGGAAAAAAGTGGATTTAGAGTCCGATTTTACACGGACTAAAAGAGTCGGTATCTTGGATTGCGAATCCTTAAAGTATATGGCCAACTCAAAATATTTTTACTTTATGGATTTTATAAGATTAGAAATCTTATTCAGGTCAAAACTATATGACAACACCTTTAAAAAAGGAATGTTTCCAGTCATTGGTTCGCAAAAATTGATTTATAAGAAGCCCCTGAAGATCTGGTCTACCTATACCTTAACTCTTGCGGTCGAAGGCTGGGATGATAAATGGGTCTACCACCGTCAAACATTCCAACAAAATGGAGAAGTCTATGCTATTGGATTTACAAAACTCGCTTTTTGGAAAAATAAGAAGGCGCAAAATATGAGAAACATCATTGCTGATAGTGGTGTGCCAACCACCGAAATGACCCCTTCCTTAGAAGTGTTGAGCATGTTCAAAAATGATTACGAAATAATCAAAGGTTCTTAG
- a CDS encoding S9 family peptidase, which yields MKTKLLGCCLLVLLFSCKEDSTDKATVDRDIKQYTIEQFMDNEAVGGGSFSADNSSLLITSNRSGINNVYTIPAKGGEMTAITASDSTSIIAESYFPNDNRMLWSADGNGDEIDHLFVRDLDGVVTDITPAKGAKASFYGWSKDEQYLYFGSNKRNPRYFDVYKMSIDDFSSEMIYQDDSGLNFSGMSTDENYFALRKSLNTNDSDLFLYDVKTEEMIKINSYQSKNSFQDFSNDNSKFYYTTDDGSEFSYLMSYDLASQEKQKVLEKSWDIMGSGFTSEGSYRVVYVNEDGKNAIEVVDAQTMKPIDLPDFKDKSITSVGFSNDEKWMRMYVGGSNVPSDLYTYNIETKEQYQLTDVLNDAIDVEDLVTAKVIRFKSFDGVEIPAIYYLPLQASSEKKVPAMVMVHGGPGGQTRQGFNSLIQYMVNHGYAVLAVNNRGSSGYGKTFYQMDDLNHGEKDLQDCVEGKNWLASQTAIDADKIGIIGGSYGGYMTMAALTYTPEEFDVGVNLFGVTNWIRTLKSIPPYWESQRKSLYLELGDPFSVDSVRLKRISPLFHTDKVTKPLIVLQGSQDPRVLQVESDEIVAGVRKNGVPVEYVLFEDEGHGFVKKENQIEAYSSILKFLDTYLKKENEPIDGPPKSTEMEGL from the coding sequence ATGAAAACAAAGCTTTTAGGATGTTGCTTATTGGTACTGCTTTTTTCTTGTAAAGAAGACTCCACAGACAAAGCGACGGTGGATCGAGATATTAAGCAGTATACCATTGAACAATTCATGGATAATGAAGCTGTAGGTGGAGGAAGTTTTTCAGCAGATAACAGCAGTTTACTTATTACCAGCAACCGTTCTGGAATTAATAATGTGTATACTATTCCTGCTAAAGGCGGAGAAATGACAGCGATTACAGCTTCAGACAGCACCTCCATAATAGCAGAATCTTATTTTCCAAATGACAATAGAATGCTATGGAGTGCCGACGGTAATGGTGATGAAATAGACCATCTGTTCGTTAGAGATTTAGATGGTGTTGTAACAGATATTACCCCAGCAAAAGGTGCTAAAGCCAGTTTTTATGGCTGGTCAAAAGACGAACAGTATTTGTATTTTGGCTCTAACAAAAGGAATCCAAGATATTTTGACGTGTATAAAATGTCCATTGATGACTTTTCTTCTGAAATGATTTATCAAGATGATAGTGGGCTCAACTTTTCAGGAATGTCTACTGATGAGAATTATTTTGCACTGAGAAAATCCTTAAATACCAATGATAGCGACTTGTTTCTTTATGATGTTAAGACAGAAGAAATGATTAAAATTAATTCCTACCAAAGTAAAAATTCATTTCAAGATTTTTCCAATGACAATTCTAAATTCTATTATACCACAGATGATGGCAGTGAATTCTCCTATTTAATGTCTTATGATTTAGCTTCTCAAGAAAAGCAAAAAGTGCTGGAAAAATCATGGGATATCATGGGTAGTGGTTTTACTTCTGAAGGAAGTTATAGGGTTGTTTATGTCAATGAGGATGGTAAAAATGCCATTGAAGTTGTAGATGCTCAAACGATGAAGCCTATAGATTTGCCAGATTTTAAAGATAAGAGCATCACTAGTGTAGGTTTTAGCAATGACGAAAAATGGATGCGTATGTATGTTGGCGGTTCTAATGTGCCATCAGACTTATATACCTATAATATAGAAACTAAAGAACAGTACCAACTAACTGATGTTCTTAATGACGCTATAGATGTGGAAGATTTAGTGACCGCAAAAGTGATTCGTTTTAAATCCTTTGATGGTGTTGAAATCCCTGCGATTTATTACTTGCCACTTCAAGCGTCTTCAGAAAAAAAAGTGCCCGCAATGGTTATGGTTCATGGAGGTCCTGGTGGACAAACCCGTCAAGGCTTTAATTCACTTATTCAATATATGGTCAATCATGGTTATGCGGTTTTAGCGGTTAATAATCGAGGTAGTAGTGGTTACGGAAAAACATTTTATCAAATGGATGATCTTAATCACGGTGAAAAAGATTTGCAAGACTGTGTAGAAGGTAAAAACTGGTTGGCTTCACAAACAGCAATTGACGCCGATAAAATAGGTATTATAGGAGGTTCTTATGGTGGATACATGACTATGGCGGCATTAACTTACACTCCAGAAGAATTTGATGTAGGTGTCAACCTTTTTGGTGTCACGAACTGGATAAGAACATTAAAGAGCATTCCTCCTTATTGGGAGTCCCAAAGAAAATCTTTATACCTCGAATTGGGGGATCCTTTTTCGGTAGATTCTGTTAGATTAAAACGCATCTCGCCTTTATTTCATACCGATAAAGTAACCAAACCATTAATTGTTTTACAAGGTTCTCAAGATCCAAGAGTCTTACAAGTAGAGAGTGATGAGATTGTTGCTGGGGTTAGAAAAAATGGTGTTCCAGTAGAATATGTCTTGTTTGAAGATGAAGGTCATGGTTTTGTTAAAAAGGAAAATCAAATAGAAGCCTATAGCAGCATTCTAAAGTTTTTAGATACCTATCTGAAAAAGGAAAATGAGCCAATTGATGGTCCGCCAAAAAGCACTGAAATGGAAGGTTTGTAA
- a CDS encoding HlyD family efflux transporter periplasmic adaptor subunit, which produces MRFPLARKINMPDQLKDIELRSEEVQEILTKVPSSMLRYGNALFLILIVLLLFISWWVKYPDIIVSQGIITTQVPPQKEYSKINSMIQHLLVVNDQEVETGELLAVLQNAANYKDVLWLEQVLDTVSYDKKYFQFPLDSLPILFLGDLEAPFAAFENAYMQYQLNKELQPFDNDAIANRSTRMQLQVQLRNTLSRKRIQKTELDFKKKELDRSKALFEKGVVSAQEYELKQLEYAQNRRAYQSVDASISQLRNQLSNTSSSLEGIKINRTKEELQLYKSVIQSFTQLKKAVRNYEQLYILRATLKGRLGFTQNWSENQQVVQGDLLFTVFPKEYQSYIAVLKTPVWNSGKLKVGQKTYLKLQNFPEAEFGVVEGKVSSISQVPDKNGFYYVQVALSDSLITSYQNEIKLYQETKVVAETVTEDSRLLERFFYQFKELFSRSGMEETG; this is translated from the coding sequence ATGAGATTTCCGCTTGCGCGGAAAATTAATATGCCAGACCAATTAAAAGACATAGAATTGCGAAGTGAGGAAGTACAGGAAATACTCACTAAGGTGCCTAGCAGTATGCTCAGGTATGGGAACGCCTTGTTTTTAATTCTGATCGTACTGCTTTTATTTATTTCTTGGTGGGTCAAGTATCCAGATATTATCGTGTCACAAGGTATCATCACCACCCAAGTGCCACCACAAAAAGAATACAGCAAGATCAACTCCATGATTCAACATTTGTTAGTGGTCAATGACCAAGAAGTTGAAACTGGCGAGCTGCTAGCGGTGCTTCAAAATGCTGCAAATTATAAAGATGTACTCTGGTTAGAACAGGTGCTGGATACAGTGTCTTATGATAAAAAGTACTTCCAATTTCCTTTAGATAGTTTGCCCATTCTGTTTTTGGGTGACCTTGAAGCGCCTTTTGCTGCTTTTGAAAATGCCTATATGCAGTACCAGCTCAATAAGGAGTTGCAACCCTTTGACAACGATGCTATAGCAAATCGATCTACTAGAATGCAGTTACAGGTGCAGTTGAGAAATACGCTTTCGCGAAAGCGGATACAAAAAACAGAATTAGACTTTAAAAAGAAAGAACTGGATCGCAGCAAAGCACTTTTTGAAAAAGGAGTGGTGTCGGCCCAAGAGTACGAGTTAAAACAATTGGAATATGCGCAAAATAGAAGGGCTTATCAAAGTGTTGATGCGAGTATCTCCCAGCTCAGGAACCAGTTGAGCAATACCTCCAGCTCGCTAGAAGGTATTAAAATCAACCGTACCAAAGAAGAGTTGCAATTGTATAAATCAGTGATCCAATCCTTTACTCAACTCAAAAAGGCTGTGCGTAATTACGAACAACTGTACATTTTAAGAGCGACTTTAAAGGGCAGGTTGGGCTTTACTCAAAACTGGAGCGAAAACCAGCAAGTGGTACAAGGCGACCTTTTATTCACCGTGTTTCCAAAAGAGTATCAATCCTATATCGCAGTATTAAAAACACCGGTATGGAATTCTGGAAAATTGAAAGTGGGTCAAAAAACCTACCTCAAGCTGCAAAACTTTCCTGAAGCAGAGTTTGGAGTGGTAGAAGGAAAAGTAAGCAGCATCTCTCAAGTGCCTGATAAAAATGGTTTTTACTATGTGCAAGTAGCCTTGTCCGACAGCTTAATCACTTCGTATCAAAATGAAATCAAGCTGTATCAAGAAACCAAGGTCGTAGCTGAAACGGTTACCGAAGACTCGCGACTTCTGGAACGCTTCTTTTACCAGTTTAAAGAATTGTTTTCCAGATCTGGAATGGAAGAAACTGGATGA
- a CDS encoding lantibiotic dehydratase family protein, whose protein sequence is MKLREPYKNSYQILTQYVLRTPLAPFNFYQNTLSKDLSSDSIFHQVLKNPVLREGIYLASPELYAQIIKWEKGFLKDAKKIERLKVAILKYTTRITTRCTPFGLFASCSSGSFGEATKVILQDQSTYKRCTRFDTTFLAQLSQILLEDKALQSELLFYPNTSLYKINDHYRYVEYRIHHKRRSYSLEGIIKTDVLELIIAQAQSGKTIKELAILLVDEDINLQEAIDFIEQLIHHQILVSELEITLTGEDYLTRLMDRLKKLPASKGTYKKLLELQKSLNRLDHTIGNTIEHYKKPIKIAQELVPDLDTKYLFQTDCFSISHHNSLSKDIKKQLHKAFLLFNKLTVASTGRNLVDFKTNFTKRFEESEVPLHLVLDAETGIGYGSKKEDSNSILDDLQVGHTKPKRYQHIIWTDIDHIIHKKLITATQQNNYVLSLKEEDFKDITVNFSDLPDTLSSIIEVYKEDQLFIKGAGGSSAVNLLGRFSHGTQELLDQVHHIVGIEKQINKDAILAEIVHLPEARTGNILQRPRFRNYEIPYLGKSSVPEEFQIPIEDLFISVKNKKIVLRSKRLNKQIIPRLGNAHNYSGSSLPIYQFLCELQSENKRSWIGFEWNEIHKNLSFLPRVTCENMIFSKARWNIETATFKAILKEQDIMKAISKWQSSLQLPDQVELIEGDNKLLIYLKSKASVNMLLHTVKSKSNFRLEEFLFEEKAVVNDQKGNSYCNQFVVSFYNKDQLKRMDYDGEH, encoded by the coding sequence ATGAAATTGAGGGAGCCGTATAAAAATAGTTACCAAATCCTAACTCAGTATGTTCTGAGAACCCCATTAGCGCCATTTAATTTCTATCAAAACACCCTAAGTAAAGACTTATCATCAGACTCGATTTTTCATCAAGTTCTTAAAAACCCTGTTCTAAGAGAAGGGATTTACTTGGCTTCACCAGAGTTATATGCTCAGATTATAAAATGGGAAAAAGGCTTTTTAAAAGATGCCAAGAAAATAGAACGATTAAAGGTTGCAATTTTAAAATACACTACAAGAATCACGACACGATGCACGCCTTTTGGGCTTTTTGCTTCTTGTTCTTCAGGCAGCTTTGGAGAAGCTACTAAAGTTATCTTACAGGATCAAAGTACCTACAAGCGCTGTACAAGATTTGACACCACTTTTCTAGCACAACTCTCTCAGATTTTACTAGAAGATAAAGCACTTCAATCAGAATTACTGTTTTACCCTAATACGAGTTTATATAAGATCAACGACCATTACAGGTATGTAGAATACCGTATCCATCATAAGAGAAGATCCTATTCTCTTGAAGGCATCATAAAGACCGATGTATTAGAATTGATTATAGCACAAGCACAATCAGGTAAAACCATAAAAGAGCTGGCAATTTTATTAGTAGATGAAGATATTAACTTACAAGAAGCTATAGATTTTATAGAACAACTGATCCATCATCAAATACTAGTTTCAGAATTAGAAATCACTCTAACTGGAGAAGATTATTTGACCCGTTTAATGGATCGATTAAAGAAATTACCCGCCTCTAAAGGCACTTATAAAAAACTATTAGAACTTCAAAAAAGCTTAAACAGACTGGATCATACAATAGGTAATACCATAGAACATTATAAAAAACCTATAAAAATCGCTCAAGAATTAGTGCCAGACCTGGATACCAAATATTTATTCCAGACCGATTGTTTTTCTATATCACATCACAATAGTTTGAGCAAGGACATAAAAAAACAACTTCACAAAGCCTTCTTATTATTCAATAAATTAACAGTGGCATCTACTGGGAGGAATTTAGTTGACTTTAAAACTAACTTTACCAAACGTTTTGAAGAGTCAGAAGTCCCCTTGCATCTAGTACTTGATGCAGAAACTGGAATAGGTTATGGTTCCAAAAAAGAAGACAGCAACTCCATACTAGATGATCTTCAAGTAGGCCATACAAAACCAAAACGCTACCAGCACATAATATGGACCGATATAGATCATATAATCCATAAAAAATTGATAACTGCAACCCAGCAAAACAACTATGTTCTTTCATTAAAAGAGGAAGATTTTAAAGACATAACAGTTAATTTCTCCGATTTACCAGACACCCTATCTTCTATTATAGAGGTCTATAAGGAAGACCAACTGTTTATAAAAGGAGCTGGAGGTAGTAGTGCTGTGAATTTGTTAGGCAGGTTTAGTCATGGAACACAAGAATTATTAGATCAGGTACATCATATAGTAGGTATAGAAAAGCAAATCAACAAAGATGCGATACTGGCAGAGATTGTTCATTTGCCAGAAGCGAGAACAGGTAACATATTACAACGCCCTCGTTTTAGAAATTATGAAATCCCATACTTAGGAAAATCCAGTGTGCCAGAAGAATTTCAAATTCCCATAGAAGATTTATTCATATCGGTAAAGAATAAAAAGATTGTTTTAAGATCCAAAAGACTCAACAAACAGATCATCCCTAGGTTGGGGAACGCCCATAATTACAGTGGTAGTTCTTTACCTATTTATCAGTTTCTCTGTGAGTTGCAAAGTGAAAACAAGCGCTCTTGGATAGGTTTTGAATGGAACGAGATTCATAAAAATCTGAGCTTTTTACCTAGAGTCACTTGTGAAAATATGATTTTTTCAAAAGCGAGATGGAATATAGAAACAGCCACTTTTAAAGCTATTTTAAAAGAACAGGACATCATGAAAGCCATAAGCAAATGGCAATCTTCCTTACAGCTACCAGATCAAGTAGAGCTTATAGAAGGAGATAATAAATTGTTGATCTATTTAAAGAGCAAAGCTTCTGTAAACATGCTGTTGCATACTGTTAAAAGTAAATCGAATTTTAGACTAGAGGAATTTCTGTTTGAAGAAAAAGCTGTGGTAAATGATCAAAAAGGAAACTCCTATTGCAATCAATTTGTAGTATCCTTTTATAATAAGGACCAACTAAAACGAATGGATTATGATGGAGAACATTAA